The proteins below come from a single Paramormyrops kingsleyae isolate MSU_618 chromosome 25, PKINGS_0.4, whole genome shotgun sequence genomic window:
- the LOC140583066 gene encoding uncharacterized protein isoform X9, giving the protein MPKTKRSKMWLYFTRKDSDTVACSKCFTAVECKGGNTSNLMKHLRVHGINLKAERCTVFDSLRTTAGTIGVDNPSPSHTNRSKKESTDYDDDSNLSAEQESPREERSPTPLPRTPKRVAIVETSCMSPTRMRESNTFRVTMDNLSERHISISISRQPCTYYKAGQLHCLFCHYMSAEEHRVTIHVQNHAVLNIKESRERDRKKRRAERQKETDEEPALKKTASMVLSSDESDLADEAPISFTSDLYIQRLEERAHEVQQKPKQDCSVLTGYITKNYNVRQHLEAICTGMLESPWETEKAQKPMVHFEDDEQMDEVFAFLSGIVKNTAEARQLTDEISFILDVLLPEATIHALAGVHSLCEEAARQMYLRGPQYDWRLQRTPSRITQLSQTRNAHTFYGTSNASLYDWPKSSPPGTPTGYIKVSAACTV; this is encoded by the exons atgcctaaaaCTAAACGGTCGAAAATGTGGCTATATTTCACAAGAAAGGATTCCGACACTGTGGCatgcagcaaatgttttacagcagttgAGTGTAAAGGGGGAAACACGTCAAATCTAATGAAACATTTGAGGGTACACGGAATAAACTTAAAAGCAGAGAGATGCACCGTGTTTGACAGCTTGCGGACAACAGCTGGCACGATTGGTGTGGATAACCCCAGCCCCAGTCATACCAACCGTAGCAAAAAGGAGTCCACCGATTATGATGACGACAGCAACCTTTCCGCAG aacaagagagtccccgggaggagcgctctccaacaccccttccaaggactccaaaaagg GTGGCGATAGTTGAAACAAGTTGCATGAGTCCAACAAGAATGCGGGAAAGCAACACTTTTCGCGTTACGATGGATAACCTGTCAGAG AGACACATTTCCATATCTATCAGCCGACAGCCTTGCACTTATTATAAGGCTGGACAGCTTCACTGCCTGTTCTGCCACTATATGTCTGCAGAAGAACACAGGGTTACAATACATGTGCAGAACCATGCCGTGTTAAACATTAAG GAAagtagagagagagacaggaagaaAAGGAGAGCTGAAAGACAAAAG GAAACAGATGAAGAACCAGCCCTAAAGAAGACTGCCAGCATGGTACTCAGTAGTGATGAATCTGATTTG GCTGATGAGGCACCAATCAGTTTCACTTCAGATCTCTACATTCAGAGGCTGGAA GAACGAGCCCATGAAGTCCAACAAAAGCCGAAGCAAGACTGTTCTGTGCTTACTGGATACATTACTAAGAACTATAATGTACGACAACACCTTGAA GCCATCTGCACAGGAATGTTGGAGTCTCCATGGGAAACAGAAAAAGCCCAAAAGCCGATGGTTCATTTTGAGGATGATGAGCAGATGGATGAAGTCTTTGCATTTCTGTCTGGCATTGTGAAGAATACGGCTGAAGCCAGGCAACTCACGGATGAGATTTCTTTCATCCTGGATGTGCTTCTACCAGAA GCAACAATACACGCTCTTGCAGGGGTACACTCCCTGTGTGAAGAAGCAGCAAGGCAGATGTATCTGCGTGGACCACAGTATGACTGGAG GCTGCAGCGAACACCTTCTCGAATCACTCAGCTGTCCCAGACACGTAATGCGCATACGTTCTATGGGACGTCAAACGCCTCGCTGTATGATTGGCCGAAATCCTCGCCCCCCGGCACCCCCACCGGCTATATAAAGGTAAGCGCAGCGTGCACGGTGTAG
- the LOC140583066 gene encoding uncharacterized protein isoform X8, producing the protein MPKTKRSKMWLYFTRKDSDTVACSKCFTAVECKGGNTSNLMKHLRVHGINLKAERCTVFDSLRTTAGTIGVDNPSPSHTNRSKKESTDYDDDSNLSAAEQESPREERSPTPLPRTPKRVAIVETSCMSPTRMRESNTFRVTMDNLSERHISISISRQPCTYYKAGQLHCLFCHYMSAEEHRVTIHVQNHAVLNIKESRERDRKKRRAERQKETDEEPALKKTASMVLSSDESDLADEAPISFTSDLYIQRLEERAHEVQQKPKQDCSVLTGYITKNYNVRQHLEAICTGMLESPWETEKAQKPMVHFEDDEQMDEVFAFLSGIVKNTAEARQLTDEISFILDVLLPEATIHALAGVHSLCEEAARQMYLRGPQYDWRLQRTPSRITQLSQTRNAHTFYGTSNASLYDWPKSSPPGTPTGYIKVSAACTV; encoded by the exons atgcctaaaaCTAAACGGTCGAAAATGTGGCTATATTTCACAAGAAAGGATTCCGACACTGTGGCatgcagcaaatgttttacagcagttgAGTGTAAAGGGGGAAACACGTCAAATCTAATGAAACATTTGAGGGTACACGGAATAAACTTAAAAGCAGAGAGATGCACCGTGTTTGACAGCTTGCGGACAACAGCTGGCACGATTGGTGTGGATAACCCCAGCCCCAGTCATACCAACCGTAGCAAAAAGGAGTCCACCGATTATGATGACGACAGCAACCTTTCCGCAG cagaacaagagagtccccgggaggagcgctctccaacaccccttccaaggactccaaaaagg GTGGCGATAGTTGAAACAAGTTGCATGAGTCCAACAAGAATGCGGGAAAGCAACACTTTTCGCGTTACGATGGATAACCTGTCAGAG AGACACATTTCCATATCTATCAGCCGACAGCCTTGCACTTATTATAAGGCTGGACAGCTTCACTGCCTGTTCTGCCACTATATGTCTGCAGAAGAACACAGGGTTACAATACATGTGCAGAACCATGCCGTGTTAAACATTAAG GAAagtagagagagagacaggaagaaAAGGAGAGCTGAAAGACAAAAG GAAACAGATGAAGAACCAGCCCTAAAGAAGACTGCCAGCATGGTACTCAGTAGTGATGAATCTGATTTG GCTGATGAGGCACCAATCAGTTTCACTTCAGATCTCTACATTCAGAGGCTGGAA GAACGAGCCCATGAAGTCCAACAAAAGCCGAAGCAAGACTGTTCTGTGCTTACTGGATACATTACTAAGAACTATAATGTACGACAACACCTTGAA GCCATCTGCACAGGAATGTTGGAGTCTCCATGGGAAACAGAAAAAGCCCAAAAGCCGATGGTTCATTTTGAGGATGATGAGCAGATGGATGAAGTCTTTGCATTTCTGTCTGGCATTGTGAAGAATACGGCTGAAGCCAGGCAACTCACGGATGAGATTTCTTTCATCCTGGATGTGCTTCTACCAGAA GCAACAATACACGCTCTTGCAGGGGTACACTCCCTGTGTGAAGAAGCAGCAAGGCAGATGTATCTGCGTGGACCACAGTATGACTGGAG GCTGCAGCGAACACCTTCTCGAATCACTCAGCTGTCCCAGACACGTAATGCGCATACGTTCTATGGGACGTCAAACGCCTCGCTGTATGATTGGCCGAAATCCTCGCCCCCCGGCACCCCCACCGGCTATATAAAGGTAAGCGCAGCGTGCACGGTGTAG
- the LOC140583066 gene encoding uncharacterized protein isoform X10 — MPKTKRSKMWLYFTRKDSDTVACSKCFTAVECKGGNTSNLMKHLRVHGINLKAERCTVFDSLRTTAGTIGVDNPSPSHTNRSKKESTDYDDDSNLSAAEQESPREERSPTPLPRTPKRVAIVETSCMSPTRMRESNTFRVTMDNLSERHISISISRQPCTYYKAGQLHCLFCHYMSAEEHRVTIHVQNHAVLNIKESRERDRKKRRAERQKETDEEPALKKTASMADEAPISFTSDLYIQRLEERAHEVQQKPKQDCSVLTGYITKNYNVRQHLEAICTGMLESPWETEKAQKPMVHFEDDEQMDEVFAFLSGIVKNTAEARQLTDEISFILDVLLPEATIHALAGVHSLCEEAARQMYLRGPQYDWRLQRTPSRITQLSQTRNAHTFYGTSNASLYDWPKSSPPGTPTGYIKVSAACTV, encoded by the exons atgcctaaaaCTAAACGGTCGAAAATGTGGCTATATTTCACAAGAAAGGATTCCGACACTGTGGCatgcagcaaatgttttacagcagttgAGTGTAAAGGGGGAAACACGTCAAATCTAATGAAACATTTGAGGGTACACGGAATAAACTTAAAAGCAGAGAGATGCACCGTGTTTGACAGCTTGCGGACAACAGCTGGCACGATTGGTGTGGATAACCCCAGCCCCAGTCATACCAACCGTAGCAAAAAGGAGTCCACCGATTATGATGACGACAGCAACCTTTCCGCAG cagaacaagagagtccccgggaggagcgctctccaacaccccttccaaggactccaaaaagg GTGGCGATAGTTGAAACAAGTTGCATGAGTCCAACAAGAATGCGGGAAAGCAACACTTTTCGCGTTACGATGGATAACCTGTCAGAG AGACACATTTCCATATCTATCAGCCGACAGCCTTGCACTTATTATAAGGCTGGACAGCTTCACTGCCTGTTCTGCCACTATATGTCTGCAGAAGAACACAGGGTTACAATACATGTGCAGAACCATGCCGTGTTAAACATTAAG GAAagtagagagagagacaggaagaaAAGGAGAGCTGAAAGACAAAAG GAAACAGATGAAGAACCAGCCCTAAAGAAGACTGCCAGCATG GCTGATGAGGCACCAATCAGTTTCACTTCAGATCTCTACATTCAGAGGCTGGAA GAACGAGCCCATGAAGTCCAACAAAAGCCGAAGCAAGACTGTTCTGTGCTTACTGGATACATTACTAAGAACTATAATGTACGACAACACCTTGAA GCCATCTGCACAGGAATGTTGGAGTCTCCATGGGAAACAGAAAAAGCCCAAAAGCCGATGGTTCATTTTGAGGATGATGAGCAGATGGATGAAGTCTTTGCATTTCTGTCTGGCATTGTGAAGAATACGGCTGAAGCCAGGCAACTCACGGATGAGATTTCTTTCATCCTGGATGTGCTTCTACCAGAA GCAACAATACACGCTCTTGCAGGGGTACACTCCCTGTGTGAAGAAGCAGCAAGGCAGATGTATCTGCGTGGACCACAGTATGACTGGAG GCTGCAGCGAACACCTTCTCGAATCACTCAGCTGTCCCAGACACGTAATGCGCATACGTTCTATGGGACGTCAAACGCCTCGCTGTATGATTGGCCGAAATCCTCGCCCCCCGGCACCCCCACCGGCTATATAAAGGTAAGCGCAGCGTGCACGGTGTAG